One genomic region from Magallana gigas chromosome 3, xbMagGiga1.1, whole genome shotgun sequence encodes:
- the LOC105333249 gene encoding uncharacterized protein isoform X2 yields the protein MVIPQFCIGILLLLGIKTFAQFCPYPDKFYIKRGVNTYCQKIYNCKPGSEIRPCDKTCGEEKCVLCPTGTFQPFLSHSDDPIRKQCFKPDLECNPRDTIPVENGTYSHSCAMQRSCACNHSKCFYGNPCICERNFKPCGTDEEMNYKGECVKCMEGYRKPYSGCDQCERIIPTIPPSTQSPIHNTPTAKVTTKPNSDVDTTTKSTKYSSILDHSPRTTPPMVEPGNPGAKHQEETEEGEGQTLIIVFAVIGVLLVLVLIVAILLYKCKSGRRRIMKKICREREAEEPERVNGDLNHLDPMDIPEMVQTDTTNIREPLMRISMVDSGYEPHHPSLDSQISQTSHVSVSTPVQVTDGSDDFHPLMRTISHDPDASSHSALITNSSPISELDESPSLTTSTLDRPSTVSSMAVSEPIQQEINLDVKGTIPSDGQYITDEIGSGHDEIDVRIGRTATENEEDTQEKGKESAHLDSLQASKQQS from the exons ATGGTGATTCCACAGTTTTGTATAGGAATTTTACTTCTGCTTGGAATTAAg ACTTTTGCACAGTTCTGTCCTTATCCAGATAAGTTTTATATCAAGAGAGGAGTGAATACTTATTGTCAGAAGATTTATAACTGTAAACCAG GCTCTGAGATTCGTCCCTGTGACAAAACCTGTGGGGAGGAGAAATGTGTTCTATGTCCCACTGGAACATTTCAACCATTCCTAAGTCACTCGGATGATCCAATCCGAAAACAATGCTTTAAGCCAGACTTAGAATGTAACCCAAGAG atACTATTCCAGTGGAAAATGGGACTTACTCTCATAGCTGTGCTATGCAGAGAAGCTGTGCTTGTAATCACAGCAAGTGTTTCTATGGAAACCCATGTATATGTGAAAGAAACTTCAAACCTTGTGGTACCGATGAAGAGATGAATTACAAGGGAG AGTGTGTTAAGTGTATGGAGGGCTATAGGAAGCCTTACAGTGGCTGTGACCAGTGTGAGAGAATCATTCCAACAATACCCCCTTCAACTCAGTCTCCAATTCACAATACACCCACAGCAAAAG TGACCACCAAACCTAACTCAGATGTAGATACGACCACCAAATCCACCAAATACAGTTCCATTCTTGACCACTCACCACGTACAACACCACCGATGGTAGAACCAGGGAACCCAGGGGCGAAGCACCAGGAGGAGACAGAGGAGGGGGAAGGGCAAACTCTCATCAT AGTGTTTGCAGTTATTGGGGTGTTACTCGTTTTGGTCCTAATTGTTGCAATACttttgtacaaatgtaaatctGGAAGACGCAGAATTATGAAGAAGATTTGCAGAG AGAGAGAGGCAGAAGAACCAGAAAGGGTTAATGGAGACTTGAACCATTTAGATCCAATGGACATTCCTGAAATGGTTCAAACAGA CACTACCAACATTCGTGAACCACTGATGCGAATATCCATGGTTGATAGCGGGTACGAGCCCCACCACCCTAGCCTGGACTCCCAGATTTCGCAGACTTCACATGTTTCTGTCTCCACCCCTGTGCAAGTCACGGACGGAAGTGATGATTTCCATCCTTTAATGAGGACAATCAGCCATGATCCTG ATGCGTCCAGCCACTCTGCTTTGATAACCAATAGTTCCCCGATATCAGAGCTTGATGAGTCGCCCTCTCTCACCACCTCCACCCTGGATAGACCCAGCACTGTGTCATCCATGGCAGTGTCAGAACCCATCCAACAGGAAATAAACCTAG ATGTAAAAGGGACCATTCCATCAGATGGTCAGTACATAACTGATGAAATTGGCAGTGGGCATGATGAAATTGATGTGAGGATTGGACGCACTGCCACAGAAAATGAGGAGGACACTCAGGAGAAGGGGAAGGAATCAGCACACCTAGATAGTTTACAGGCATCCAAACAACAATCCTAG
- the LOC105333249 gene encoding uncharacterized protein isoform X1 encodes MVIPQFCIGILLLLGIKTFAQFCPYPDKFYIKRGVNTYCQKIYNCKPGSEIRPCDKTCGEEKCVLCPTGTFQPFLSHSDDPIRKQCFKPDLECNPRDTIPVENGTYSHSCAMQRSCACNHSKCFYGNPCICERNFKPCGTDEEMNYKGECVKCMEGYRKPYSGCDQCERIIPTIPPSTQSPIHNTPTAKVTTKPNSDVDTTTKSTKYSSILDHSPRTTPPMVEPGNPGAKHQEETEEGEGQTLIIVFAVIGVLLVLVLIVAILLYKCKSGRRRIMKKICREREAEEPERVNGDLNHLDPMDIPEMVQTDTTNIREPLMRISMVDSGYEPHHPSLDSQISQTSHVSVSTPVQVTDGSDDFHPLMRTISHDPDASSHSALITNSSPISELDESPSLTTSTLDRPSTVSSMAVSEPIQQEINLGSGNDVKGTIPSDGQYITDEIGSGHDEIDVRIGRTATENEEDTQEKGKESAHLDSLQASKQQS; translated from the exons ATGGTGATTCCACAGTTTTGTATAGGAATTTTACTTCTGCTTGGAATTAAg ACTTTTGCACAGTTCTGTCCTTATCCAGATAAGTTTTATATCAAGAGAGGAGTGAATACTTATTGTCAGAAGATTTATAACTGTAAACCAG GCTCTGAGATTCGTCCCTGTGACAAAACCTGTGGGGAGGAGAAATGTGTTCTATGTCCCACTGGAACATTTCAACCATTCCTAAGTCACTCGGATGATCCAATCCGAAAACAATGCTTTAAGCCAGACTTAGAATGTAACCCAAGAG atACTATTCCAGTGGAAAATGGGACTTACTCTCATAGCTGTGCTATGCAGAGAAGCTGTGCTTGTAATCACAGCAAGTGTTTCTATGGAAACCCATGTATATGTGAAAGAAACTTCAAACCTTGTGGTACCGATGAAGAGATGAATTACAAGGGAG AGTGTGTTAAGTGTATGGAGGGCTATAGGAAGCCTTACAGTGGCTGTGACCAGTGTGAGAGAATCATTCCAACAATACCCCCTTCAACTCAGTCTCCAATTCACAATACACCCACAGCAAAAG TGACCACCAAACCTAACTCAGATGTAGATACGACCACCAAATCCACCAAATACAGTTCCATTCTTGACCACTCACCACGTACAACACCACCGATGGTAGAACCAGGGAACCCAGGGGCGAAGCACCAGGAGGAGACAGAGGAGGGGGAAGGGCAAACTCTCATCAT AGTGTTTGCAGTTATTGGGGTGTTACTCGTTTTGGTCCTAATTGTTGCAATACttttgtacaaatgtaaatctGGAAGACGCAGAATTATGAAGAAGATTTGCAGAG AGAGAGAGGCAGAAGAACCAGAAAGGGTTAATGGAGACTTGAACCATTTAGATCCAATGGACATTCCTGAAATGGTTCAAACAGA CACTACCAACATTCGTGAACCACTGATGCGAATATCCATGGTTGATAGCGGGTACGAGCCCCACCACCCTAGCCTGGACTCCCAGATTTCGCAGACTTCACATGTTTCTGTCTCCACCCCTGTGCAAGTCACGGACGGAAGTGATGATTTCCATCCTTTAATGAGGACAATCAGCCATGATCCTG ATGCGTCCAGCCACTCTGCTTTGATAACCAATAGTTCCCCGATATCAGAGCTTGATGAGTCGCCCTCTCTCACCACCTCCACCCTGGATAGACCCAGCACTGTGTCATCCATGGCAGTGTCAGAACCCATCCAACAGGAAATAAACCTAG GCTCAGGAAATG ATGTAAAAGGGACCATTCCATCAGATGGTCAGTACATAACTGATGAAATTGGCAGTGGGCATGATGAAATTGATGTGAGGATTGGACGCACTGCCACAGAAAATGAGGAGGACACTCAGGAGAAGGGGAAGGAATCAGCACACCTAGATAGTTTACAGGCATCCAAACAACAATCCTAG